The Deltaproteobacteria bacterium genomic interval GGCTTCATATAATCGGAAAAGATAAGGAAAGTGCCCCCGTATGGGATCAGGCCCCCATGGAGCGCCATGCCGTTGAGGATGGAACCCATGCCGTGCTCCCGCACACCGAAGTGGAAGTTGCGTCCCTCCGGCTTCCCGGGCTGGAAGACCGGTGCGTCCTTGACAAAGGTCTTGTTCGAAGGGGCCAGATCGGCCGAGCCTCCGATCAGGTTGGGAAGACTTTGTGCAAGCGCGTTCAAAACGACCCCCGAGGCCGCCCGGGTAGCAATACCTTTCGGGTCGGCGGGGAAGGCAGGGATTACCTTTTCCCACCCTTCAGGAAGTTCCCCCCTGGTCCATCGCGTCCATTCCTCGGCCAAATCCGGATGGGCGTTTCGGTAAGTCTCAAAGCGCGAATTCCATTCTTCCTCCCATGCCCTGCCTTTCGGAAGTGCATCGCGGAAATGTCTCAAGACTTCCTCCGGGATGTAACATTCGGGTTCCAGGGGCCAGCCCAGGTTTTGTTTGGTAAGCCTGAGTTCATCCGTGCCGAGGGGTTCTCCGTGGGCGGAGGAAGTGTCCTGCTTGTTGGGACTTCCGAACCCGATATGGGTTCGAACCGCGATCAATGAGGGGCGTTTAGTCTCCTCAAGGGCGGCGGAGAGGGCGTTTTCAATGGCTTGCAGATCGTTTCCGTCTTCCACCTTCAGAACTTGCCATCCATAGGCCTTGAAGCGGCCTTCTCGGTCCTCCGTGAAGGTCAGGTCCGTACCCCCGTCGATGGTAATGCGGTTGTCGTCGTAAAGATAGATGAGATTCCCCAGACCGAGATGCCCGGCCAGGGACGCCGCCTCATGGGAGATCCCTTCCATGAGATCCCCGTCGCTCACTATGCCGAATACGCGATGGTTTACGATTTCGTGTCCAGGGCGGTTGAAACGGGCGGCGAGGAATCGCTCGGCGATGGCCATTCCCACACCATTGGCGAACCCCTGGCCAAGGGGGCCCGTGGTTGTCTCCACACCTGGTGTGAGGTGGAACTCGGGATGTCCGGGCGTCTTACT includes:
- the tkt gene encoding transketolase, producing the protein MSVDLDTLCINTIRMLSADCIQRANSGHPGMPMGTAPMAYVLWTRFLRHNPANPRWPDRDRFILSAGHGSMLLYSLLHLTGYDLTLEDLKNFRQWGSKTPGHPEFHLTPGVETTTGPLGQGFANGVGMAIAERFLAARFNRPGHEIVNHRVFGIVSDGDLMEGISHEAASLAGHLGLGNLIYLYDDNRITIDGGTDLTFTEDREGRFKAYGWQVLKVEDGNDLQAIENALSAALEETKRPSLIAVRTHIGFGSPNKQDTSSAHGEPLGTDELRLTKQNLGWPLEPECYIPEEVLRHFRDALPKGRAWEEEWNSRFETYRNAHPDLAEEWTRWTRGELPEGWEKVIPAFPADPKGIATRAASGVVLNALAQSLPNLIGGSADLAPSNKTFVKDAPVFQPGKPEGRNFHFGVREHGMGSILNGMALHGGLIPYGGTFLIFSDYMKPSIRLAAMMGLKVIYVLTHDSIGLGEDGPTHQPIEQLASLRSVPGLTVIRPCDANETAEAWRSALTVKGPVALALSRQGLPTLDRGIHAPAEGLARGGYILKEAAGGRPEVILIGTGSEVHIALEAASMLEERGTPVRVVSLPSWELFDNQPREYREKVLPPEIETRVAVEAASPLGWHRFVGSKGEVIGLDRFGASAPSKILYEKLGLTAEKVVEMALTLLKRRT